Proteins co-encoded in one Ferviditalea candida genomic window:
- the modB gene encoding molybdate ABC transporter permease subunit, whose translation MNSIYEFVTPIQLSIRITAVSSILVFILGVPAAWWMTRKPFRGKVFVENLLMLPLVLPPTVIGFILLLLLGKNSILGRFAEWLFDQPIIFSWWAAVIASVVVAFPLVYQTMKVGFSSIDKELEDAGRSIGANEWQVFFWITFPLAWRSLLSAYILGFGRGLGEFGATLMIAGNIPGRTQTVPTAIYLAVDTGNMTFAWWWTGSIMLISFLILLLVSRTK comes from the coding sequence ATGAATAGTATATATGAGTTTGTGACTCCAATTCAACTTTCGATCCGAATCACAGCCGTCTCCAGCATCCTGGTTTTTATTCTGGGAGTTCCAGCCGCATGGTGGATGACAAGAAAACCGTTCAGGGGCAAAGTGTTTGTTGAGAATTTACTGATGCTGCCGCTGGTTCTTCCTCCAACCGTAATCGGCTTCATCCTCCTGCTGCTGCTGGGCAAAAACAGCATTCTCGGACGATTTGCGGAATGGTTGTTCGATCAACCGATTATTTTTTCCTGGTGGGCCGCCGTAATCGCTTCCGTAGTCGTTGCCTTTCCCCTGGTCTACCAAACCATGAAGGTCGGGTTTTCATCGATTGACAAGGAACTGGAGGATGCCGGGAGGTCTATTGGGGCCAACGAATGGCAGGTCTTTTTCTGGATCACCTTCCCTTTGGCCTGGCGTTCCTTGCTTTCCGCTTATATTCTCGGCTTCGGCAGAGGACTGGGGGAATTCGGCGCCACGTTGATGATTGCAGGCAATATTCCGGGCAGAACACAGACCGTTCCCACCGCAATTTATTTGGCGGTAGACACCGGAAATATGACTTTTGCCTGGTGGTGGACCGGTTCCATAATGCTGATTTCCTTTTTGATCTTGCTGCTGGTCAGCCGCACCAAATAA